One region of Anthonomus grandis grandis chromosome 22, icAntGran1.3, whole genome shotgun sequence genomic DNA includes:
- the LOC126748980 gene encoding uncharacterized protein LOC126748980, whose protein sequence is MESYSFLENSLNDLLNAIAFARLKMLHSSIITPKDLINALQEISQTLRKNNLPLPTYSSSVTQYIDIIGLEAYQTDTRIVFILKIPLVEPETYTLYHLYTTPIFDNRTEFHHVIPTHQKYIAQNDDSMLYISLSNMKNCKPLAIHQKICSDVLPYPIDSEAICEAQLLKGPSHLPKTCQVSLLLAQGYNVKEIDLNLWLITVSNPLPITIKCEGKEVKTIIIQINSLLKLQPYCNGFVGVTRIQAKRIIDRDQNVTYKNHQVMVPYKCCQNIPEKIKIPDLKPIKLNNLDIEDLNIAQHQLDQYSEELEKIMRKPFIEKHQSWFIISLMTLISVLIGLYVLIKCRRRRRLLPSISMGPTDDDFPSPSRPHPKVSTRLKLSRILARRRPSIHPEDDEEDNEETPL, encoded by the coding sequence ATGGAAAGTTATTCCTTTTTAGAAAATTCACTTAATGACCTCTTAAACGCCATAGCTTTCGCGAGATTAAAAATGCTGCACAGTTCTATTATCACACCCAAAGACTTAATAAATGCATTGCAAGAAATTTCACaaacattaagaaaaaataatcttCCTTTACCTACTTACTCATCATCTGTTACTCAGTATATCGACATAATAGGTCTTGAAGCCTATCAAACTGACACACGAATAGTTTTTATCCTAAAGATACCTCTGGTTGAACCAGAAACTTACACTTTATATCATCTTTATACTACCCCCATTTTTGATAATCGAACAGAATTTCACCACGTAATACCAACACACCAAAAATATATCGCGCAGAACGATGATTCGATGCTCTACATCTCGTTGTCAAATATGAAAAACTGCAAACCACTAGCCATCCATCAAAAAATCTGTTCCGATGTTCTGCCTTATCCAATAGATAGCGAAGCCATTTGTGAAGCGCAGCTGCTCAAAGGACCAAGTCACCTCCCAAAAACCTGtcaagtttctctacttttggcaCAAGGATATAACGTCAAAGAAATTGATCTAAATCTCTGGCTAATCACAGTTTCCAATCCGTTACCAATAACGATAAAGTGTGAAGGAAAAGAAGTAAAGACGATTATAATCCAAATTAACTCGCTCCTAAAACTCCAACCTTACTGCAATGGTTTCGTAGGTGTCACAAGAATCCAAGCAAAACGGATCATAGATAGAGATCAAAATGTCACCTACAAAAATCACCAAGTCATGGTTCCTTACAAATGCTGTCAAAACATTCCCGAGAAAATAAAGATTCCAGATCTGAAACCGATAAAGCTAAATAACCTAGACATAGAAGACCTTAACATAGCGCAGCATCAACTGGACCAGTATTCAGAAGAATTAGAGAAAATTATGAGAAAACCATTTATCGAGAAACATCAATCTTGGttcataatttctttaatgaCTCTAATTTCAGTCCTAATTGGTCTTTATGTCCTGATAAAGTGTCGTCGACGCAGGAGACTGTTACCTAGCATTTCCATGGGTCCAACAGATGACGATTTCCCATCACCGTCGAGGCCGCATCCCAAAGTATCTACCAGACTGAAGCTAAGTCGAATCTTAGCAAGAAGAAGACCATCGATCCATCCCgaagatgacgaagaagacaaTGAAGAGACTCcactttaa